The nucleotide sequence CGCGCGACAAGTTGCGAGCTGCTGGTGGTGAAGTGAGTGCAATGCAGTATTGCGTCATCAATCCACCTCGACTCGTGACCAGTAGGCCCAATCAAAATTGTAAGTGCCGACGCGACGCGTGCTGAATTGAAGCTCGGTCGTTCCGGGTGGAAGATCGACCCTGAATTCGCGAGTTTGTCGGTCCTCGGCTCTACTGACCGGATCCAGAATGTTTGAAGCGATGGTAGCCGTAGTGCCATCTTTCATCGTCGCTAAAATGAGAAATTCAACACCGTCTGTGTTGTTTTGGTCGTCTGCGAAAGTCTCGGCTTGGAGTCCCACCACATAAGTGACCGATTTAGAGTTAGCCGGAATTTGAACCCAGAAATCGGCTTCAGGATGAGCACCCAAAGCAAGCCTCCCATCGGTTCCGTGCGTGGCGCTAAAACCGAATTTACAGCGATATCGGTATGGAATTGGGGAAACTGGGAAAAAGACTGCGGCCGCCTGCTCTGGGGTGCAAAAATGGATCTCCCCGTCCGCAATAATGGGATCAACTGGCAAAGCCGGGGTGATGGCCCCGCGAATTTCCACACCTGAAAAAGTGGGGTTGTCGCGAATTCGGGAGAGGATGACGTTGCGAATATCTGCTTGGAGATAAACGTCGGTGGTTTCATGCGAAATCGCCAGCTCCGGATTTAGATCAAAAAGCTGAACGGCCGCAGCGATGAGTTGAGAGTTTTCTCGCTGTTTTCCCGTCAGAATTAACGCGGAGACCGGTTCACTGGCCAAAGGTGCAAAATAGCGGTTCAGTTCAACTGGGTTGTTCGTGACCTCTTCTCGCAGCATCAAACCGCGACGACCTGTGTAATAAGGCAGCATCGCGCCCCAATCCTGCCCGGCGACGATAATAACACCTTCGTCCGGGAGCATCGTTCGTAATACAATTGTGAGGCCAGTGCCTCCGTATGAAACGAGGCGGTGAATGGGCGCGTAGTCTCGTGCATAGCCGAAAAGCTGCGAAGTGACGATGGAGAGGAACATCACAGGACCAAGCCAAGCGCGGCGACTGAAGGCATCCACACGAGAGATGGCCAAACCGGCTGCCGCCAATGGGAATACCGCCACTGCGTAAAAATAGTAGTCGTGGCGATGATACAAAACGGGGAACGTGCCCAGCGTCGCAATATACACGATCACCAAGCCCCATAGAGGTGTCGATTTGCGCCACGATACCACGGTGCCGAATATCAGCACGCCGAACAAAATCCACCAAGGTGCGACGGCGTGGTCGTTATTGCTAAGCAAAGCCCCCAATGACTCTCTGCTAATCCGATCCTGCCAAGTTCCCCAATTCACATCCGAGAGAGCCGTAGACTGAAGGGACTGTCCTCCCGGCGATTGAGACTTAATGTAGTCGGCATAACGAAGCCACCACATGATTGCCAATCCGGGCAGTGCGCCTGCGGCTGCGCCCCAGCAGATCGTGCGACGCAAACCAAGCCAGGCCCGGTGTTTCCATTCCGTCCAACTCCACCGCAATCCCACCACAATCGCGATGGCGCACCAAGGCACGAATGTTGTGACTTTCACCAAAATGGCGGCAGTTCCCAGCAGACTGGTGCTGGCGAGCCAACCCAATCGTGGAACTCGACATAAACGAACAAACGTCCACAAGAACCAAACGCTGAGCATCAACGCCATCGACTCAATGAGGATGGCTCGAGAATAGAAAACGTATACGGGGGCACTTACAATAAGCGCGAGCACCAACCATCGACCAGCGCGTGAAACTTTGCTTTCACCGAGCAGCAGGAATATGCCGGGCAGCGTAAGGTAAAAAGATGCGAGGCTTACGAATCGACCGGTCTCTGGAATCGTCCATCCACTGAGGTTTACCAGAATTGCTACCGTCCATTGATAAAGAGGGAACTCCATCGGGATCGACCATGGTGGACCGAAAAGAGGAGTAGGGTAGGCGAGCGCGAAATTGTTATCCTTTTGGATGAAAAGAATACTGAGAGCCGTTTGCGTCTGTCGGAACTCGTGACCAGCGAGAAAGCCAAGACTCCAGTTGTAGGTCGTAAGCCAAAATTGAATCACCAGCATCGTCGCAAAAACGGCGATCGGCCACACTCGGTGCATTCGTGTGAGACCACCGGGGTTCACTGCGAAAGGGTCGGCTATTTTAGACTCGTCGGACTCGGAGACGCTAGACGGATACCGCATCCGTGTTTTCGTTGAAAACGCCGATTTTGCGGAAGCGTTCGTAGCGCGTCTCGAGAATTTGTTCGGCGGACAGTCCCTTCAAGTCGTTCAGGTGCTTTTGCAGCGCGTAGTCGAGCGTCTCGGCGGCTTGCGCCGGGTCGTGGTGGGCCCCGCCGAACGGCTCGGATATGACTTCGTCGACCACGCCAAATTTTTCCAGCGACGCGGCGTCGAGTTTGAGGGCGGTCGACGCCTGCGGGGCGGCGGCGGCGTCGCGCCACAGGATGGCCGCGCAGCCTTCGGGCGTGATCACGGAGTAGTAGCTGTTTTCGAAGACGAGCACGCGATTGGTCACGCCGATGCCGAGGGCGCCGCCGGAACCGCCTTCGCCCACGACCACCGAGATCGAGGGCACGCGTAACATCGCCATCTCGCGCAGGTTGACCGCGATGGCTTCGGAGACGTGTCGTTCCTCCGAGCCGATGCCGGGGTAGGCGCCTTGGGTATCGATAAAACAGAGGACCGGGATGCCGAATTTCTCGGCCATTTTCATCAATCGCAGCGCCTTGCGGTAACCCTCGGGCTGGGGCAGGCCGAAGTTGCGCGCGATCTTGTCCTTGGTCTCACGCCCTTTCTGCTGGGCGATGACCATGACCGTCTCGCCGTGGAAAAACGCCGTGCCGCCGATCAGGGCCTGGTCGTCGCCAAACTGGCGGTCGCCGTGGAGCTCCTGAAAATTGGTGCAGATCGCTTTGATGTAGTCGAGCGAGTAGGGACGGCGCGGATGACGGGCGATTTGCACGCGCTGCCACGGGGAGAGATCGGTGTAGATACTGCGCTGCGTGGCATCGATCTTCTTCTTGATGCCGGCGATTTCACTCGCGAGATCGAGATTGTTCTCCAGCGAGCGCTGGCGGAGCGAATCGAGT is from Synoicihabitans lomoniglobus and encodes:
- a CDS encoding ArnT family glycosyltransferase, whose amino-acid sequence is MWPIAVFATMLVIQFWLTTYNWSLGFLAGHEFRQTQTALSILFIQKDNNFALAYPTPLFGPPWSIPMEFPLYQWTVAILVNLSGWTIPETGRFVSLASFYLTLPGIFLLLGESKVSRAGRWLVLALIVSAPVYVFYSRAILIESMALMLSVWFLWTFVRLCRVPRLGWLASTSLLGTAAILVKVTTFVPWCAIAIVVGLRWSWTEWKHRAWLGLRRTICWGAAAGALPGLAIMWWLRYADYIKSQSPGGQSLQSTALSDVNWGTWQDRISRESLGALLSNNDHAVAPWWILFGVLIFGTVVSWRKSTPLWGLVIVYIATLGTFPVLYHRHDYYFYAVAVFPLAAAGLAISRVDAFSRRAWLGPVMFLSIVTSQLFGYARDYAPIHRLVSYGGTGLTIVLRTMLPDEGVIIVAGQDWGAMLPYYTGRRGLMLREEVTNNPVELNRYFAPLASEPVSALILTGKQRENSQLIAAAVQLFDLNPELAISHETTDVYLQADIRNVILSRIRDNPTFSGVEIRGAITPALPVDPIIADGEIHFCTPEQAAAVFFPVSPIPYRYRCKFGFSATHGTDGRLALGAHPEADFWVQIPANSKSVTYVVGLQAETFADDQNNTDGVEFLILATMKDGTTATIASNILDPVSRAEDRQTREFRVDLPPGTTELQFSTRRVGTYNFDWAYWSRVEVD
- a CDS encoding acetyl-CoA carboxylase carboxyltransferase subunit alpha, which gives rise to MDTPAYTLEFEKPLRELAEQLDSLRQRSLENNLDLASEIAGIKKKIDATQRSIYTDLSPWQRVQIARHPRRPYSLDYIKAICTNFQELHGDRQFGDDQALIGGTAFFHGETVMVIAQQKGRETKDKIARNFGLPQPEGYRKALRLMKMAEKFGIPVLCFIDTQGAYPGIGSEERHVSEAIAVNLREMAMLRVPSISVVVGEGGSGGALGIGVTNRVLVFENSYYSVITPEGCAAILWRDAAAAPQASTALKLDAASLEKFGVVDEVISEPFGGAHHDPAQAAETLDYALQKHLNDLKGLSAEQILETRYERFRKIGVFNENTDAVSV